A single Cyprinus carpio isolate SPL01 chromosome A6, ASM1834038v1, whole genome shotgun sequence DNA region contains:
- the LOC109091340 gene encoding twinfilin-2 isoform X2: MFLVLVVTEELREFLARARSGAGRLIQVLIRDEQLVLGAYREPRQSWDKDYDHFLLPLLDPNEPCYILYRMDTKNAQGYEWLFISWSPDQSPVRQKMLYAATRATVKKEFGGGHVKDEMFGTVEEDVCLQGYLRHVTSCSAPAPLTAAEQELQRIKITEVKTEITVDPKHQTLQGLAFPLQAEAKRALQQLAERRINYIQLKLDTEKERIDLVHTSPTEIRDLPCRIPLDTPRYHFFLYKHSHEGDYLESVVFIYSMPGYSCSIKERMLYSSCKSRLLEEVERDFYLEVAKKLEIDSGEELTEEYLYDEVHPKQHAHKQAFAKPRGPAGKRGNKRIIKGGGENGGNS; encoded by the exons AGCAGCTGGTGCTGGGGGCATACAGAGAGCCACGTCAGAGCTGGGACAAAGACTATGACCACTTCCTGCTCCCCCTGCTAGACCCCAATGAGCCCTGCTACATTCTGTACCGGATGGACACCAAGAACGCTCAAGGCTATGAATGGCTCTTCATCTCCTGGTCACCTGACCAGTCTCCT GTCCGGCAAAAGATGCTGTATGCTGCCACTCGGGCCACAGTTAAGAAAGAGTTTGGTGGTGGACATGTCAAAGATGAAATGTTCGGCACAGTTGAG GAGGACGTTTGTCTTCAGGGGTACCTGCGACATGTGACTTCTTGTTCTGCACCAGCACCCCTTACAGCAGCCGAACAAGAGCTACAGCGAATCAAAATCACAGAG GTGAAAACTGAGATCACTGTGGACCCCAAGCATCAGACTCTACAGGGTCTTGCCTTCCCACTACAGGCTGAGGCCAAACGTGCTCTACAGCAGCTCGCAGAGAGACGCATCAACTACATTCAACTA AAGCTAGATACAGAGAAGGAAAGAATTGATCTCGTGCACACCAGCCCGACAGAAATCCGTGATCTACCCTGCCGTATCCCCCTTGATACACCCAGATACCACTTCTTCCTCTACAAACATTCACATGAGGGAGACTACCTTGAGTCTGTGG TGTTCATATACTCCATGCCAGGATACAGCTGTAGCATCAAGGAAAGGATGCTGTATTCCAGCTGTAAGAGTCGACTTCTGGAAGAAGTCGAGAGGGACTTCTACCTAGAAGTGGCtaaaaag TTGGAGATAGATAGTGGAGAGGAGCTGACAGAGGAGTATCTGTATGATGAGGTCCATCCTAAGCAGCATGCCCACAAGCAAGCATTCGCCAAACCTCGTGGCCCTGCTGGGAAGAGGGGAAACAAACGTATAATCAAGGGAGGAGGAGAGAACGGTGGCAACAGCTAG
- the LOC109091340 gene encoding twinfilin-2 isoform X1, whose product MFLVLVVTEELREFLARARSGAGRLIQVLIRDEQLVLGAYREPRQSWDKDYDHFLLPLLDPNEPCYILYRMDTKNAQGYEWLFISWSPDQSPVRQKMLYAATRATVKKEFGGGHVKDEMFGTVEEDVCLQGYLRHVTSCSAPAPLTAAEQELQRIKITEGRVKQVKTEITVDPKHQTLQGLAFPLQAEAKRALQQLAERRINYIQLKLDTEKERIDLVHTSPTEIRDLPCRIPLDTPRYHFFLYKHSHEGDYLESVVFIYSMPGYSCSIKERMLYSSCKSRLLEEVERDFYLEVAKKLEIDSGEELTEEYLYDEVHPKQHAHKQAFAKPRGPAGKRGNKRIIKGGGENGGNS is encoded by the exons AGCAGCTGGTGCTGGGGGCATACAGAGAGCCACGTCAGAGCTGGGACAAAGACTATGACCACTTCCTGCTCCCCCTGCTAGACCCCAATGAGCCCTGCTACATTCTGTACCGGATGGACACCAAGAACGCTCAAGGCTATGAATGGCTCTTCATCTCCTGGTCACCTGACCAGTCTCCT GTCCGGCAAAAGATGCTGTATGCTGCCACTCGGGCCACAGTTAAGAAAGAGTTTGGTGGTGGACATGTCAAAGATGAAATGTTCGGCACAGTTGAG GAGGACGTTTGTCTTCAGGGGTACCTGCGACATGTGACTTCTTGTTCTGCACCAGCACCCCTTACAGCAGCCGAACAAGAGCTACAGCGAATCAAAATCACAGAG GGCAGAGTTAAACag GTGAAAACTGAGATCACTGTGGACCCCAAGCATCAGACTCTACAGGGTCTTGCCTTCCCACTACAGGCTGAGGCCAAACGTGCTCTACAGCAGCTCGCAGAGAGACGCATCAACTACATTCAACTA AAGCTAGATACAGAGAAGGAAAGAATTGATCTCGTGCACACCAGCCCGACAGAAATCCGTGATCTACCCTGCCGTATCCCCCTTGATACACCCAGATACCACTTCTTCCTCTACAAACATTCACATGAGGGAGACTACCTTGAGTCTGTGG TGTTCATATACTCCATGCCAGGATACAGCTGTAGCATCAAGGAAAGGATGCTGTATTCCAGCTGTAAGAGTCGACTTCTGGAAGAAGTCGAGAGGGACTTCTACCTAGAAGTGGCtaaaaag TTGGAGATAGATAGTGGAGAGGAGCTGACAGAGGAGTATCTGTATGATGAGGTCCATCCTAAGCAGCATGCCCACAAGCAAGCATTCGCCAAACCTCGTGGCCCTGCTGGGAAGAGGGGAAACAAACGTATAATCAAGGGAGGAGGAGAGAACGGTGGCAACAGCTAG
- the LOC109091340 gene encoding twinfilin-2 isoform X3: MDTKNAQGYEWLFISWSPDQSPVRQKMLYAATRATVKKEFGGGHVKDEMFGTVEEDVCLQGYLRHVTSCSAPAPLTAAEQELQRIKITEGRVKQVKTEITVDPKHQTLQGLAFPLQAEAKRALQQLAERRINYIQLKLDTEKERIDLVHTSPTEIRDLPCRIPLDTPRYHFFLYKHSHEGDYLESVVFIYSMPGYSCSIKERMLYSSCKSRLLEEVERDFYLEVAKKLEIDSGEELTEEYLYDEVHPKQHAHKQAFAKPRGPAGKRGNKRIIKGGGENGGNS; encoded by the exons ATGGACACCAAGAACGCTCAAGGCTATGAATGGCTCTTCATCTCCTGGTCACCTGACCAGTCTCCT GTCCGGCAAAAGATGCTGTATGCTGCCACTCGGGCCACAGTTAAGAAAGAGTTTGGTGGTGGACATGTCAAAGATGAAATGTTCGGCACAGTTGAG GAGGACGTTTGTCTTCAGGGGTACCTGCGACATGTGACTTCTTGTTCTGCACCAGCACCCCTTACAGCAGCCGAACAAGAGCTACAGCGAATCAAAATCACAGAG GGCAGAGTTAAACag GTGAAAACTGAGATCACTGTGGACCCCAAGCATCAGACTCTACAGGGTCTTGCCTTCCCACTACAGGCTGAGGCCAAACGTGCTCTACAGCAGCTCGCAGAGAGACGCATCAACTACATTCAACTA AAGCTAGATACAGAGAAGGAAAGAATTGATCTCGTGCACACCAGCCCGACAGAAATCCGTGATCTACCCTGCCGTATCCCCCTTGATACACCCAGATACCACTTCTTCCTCTACAAACATTCACATGAGGGAGACTACCTTGAGTCTGTGG TGTTCATATACTCCATGCCAGGATACAGCTGTAGCATCAAGGAAAGGATGCTGTATTCCAGCTGTAAGAGTCGACTTCTGGAAGAAGTCGAGAGGGACTTCTACCTAGAAGTGGCtaaaaag TTGGAGATAGATAGTGGAGAGGAGCTGACAGAGGAGTATCTGTATGATGAGGTCCATCCTAAGCAGCATGCCCACAAGCAAGCATTCGCCAAACCTCGTGGCCCTGCTGGGAAGAGGGGAAACAAACGTATAATCAAGGGAGGAGGAGAGAACGGTGGCAACAGCTAG